Below is a window of Aerococcus viridans DNA.
AGTAAATTATTCAAATAGGGAGTAAATATGAGAAGTATATTTTATATGAGTTTGTTTATAATTTTTTGGGCTAACATAGGGTATCCTTTATCAATTTTAGCGATAGGAAAAGTAATTAAGCGAGATAATAAAAAAAACTATTCAAATAAACCTTCGGTTACTGTCATGGTAGTTGCCCACAATGAGGAAAAGGTTATTGAAAATAAATTAATAAATCTAAAAGAGTTGAATTATCCTAAAGAAAATATCAAGTTTTTAATAGCATCGGATAATAGTACGGATAATACCAATAGAATAGTAGAAGAATATCAGAAAAAAAATCCTGATTTCCCTTTAGAACTGTATATATCCAAAGAGCATAAAGGTAAGACCAACGCACAAAATGAAGCACAAAAAAGAGTACAAACAGAATACTTAGTAATGACAGATGCAAATTCTATGATTGATAAAGATGCTATTATTGAACTAATGTCTAGTTTTACATCAGATAATATCGCGTATGTAACAGGAAAATTACAATATATAAATGAAAAATCTAGTACAACCAGTTCAAATGAATCTTTTTATTGGAAACTAGATTTAACTGTTAGAGAAATAGAAAGTAGAATTCAGACTATTACTGCAGGCAATGGGGCTTTATATGCAATAAAAAATGATAAATATTACGATTTCAATCCCATAAATAGTCATGATAGTATGATGCCTCTATTTTTTGCACTTAAGAAAGAAAGAGCAATTGCTAATCATCAGGCATTAGTTTATGAAAAAGCTGGTGAGACTATTTCGGATGAGTATGGGCGTAAGGTTAGGATGAACAGAGCACTACTGTCGCATATTATACCTGATATAAGAATACTAAACGTTTTTAAATTTCGCTGGTTTTCTTATTTTTATCTAGGACATAGAACCGCACGTAATTTATTGTGGTTAGCTCATGCTTTGTTGTTAATTTCAAACGTATTTTTGGCATTGTATGCTCGATTTTATTTTTACGCTTTTATAATTCATATTGCTATATTAATTTTAGGCTTATTTAAACCATTTTATAGCAGCAATAATAGGTATATAAATTTAATTCATTATTATGTTATAACGATAATAGCACAATGGAATGGTATAATAAATATTTTAAGTGGAAAAGCGAAACCGGTTTGGGAAAAAGCAGAAAGTACAAGACAATAGCCATTTATTGATATTTTTTTGTTGTAGAAAGGATAATATAAGTTGAACATTTTACACATAGCAGCTGTTTCTTTTAACAAAAAGTCTGGAACTAGTGTTGTTATACCTAAGATAGTTGAGGAGCAAAATAGACTTAAAAATACAAATGTAGCATTATTAAATTATAGTAGGAATGTAGAACTTACTGATAAACAAATTAACGAAAATTATAATTTTGATTATATCCCATACAATAAGCAGCTTAAATCACTTGAAGGGTTATCTGTTCCGTTTGATAGGCCGGATATAGTGATAATACATGGAGTATACCAGTGGAGGATAAATGATCTAATTAAAGAAATTATAAAAAAGGAGATTCCTTATATTCTCGTGCCTCATGGATCTATAACGGTTACTGCCCAAAACCAAAATAAAATAAAAAAACAAATTGGTAATAAACTATTTTTCAATAGCATTGTTAAAAATGCAAAAAAAATTCAGTACCTATCTAGTGGAGAGGCGGAAGCTTCTACGGGATGGAGTAGTAATTATTTTGTGTTAGGAAACGGTATAGATATACCAAAGAAAAGTAATAAGCGAAACTTTAAAAATAAAAATAATCAGCCAATAAATATTAACTATATAGGAAGATTAGATATTAGCCATAAAGGGTTAGATTATTTATTGGAATCTGTGAATATAATCAAAAGACATTTAGAGGATAATTTCATTAGTATAAATATATATGGTCCTGGTAAGAAGAATAATGAAGAAAAAATTTCTAAATATATAAAAGAGAATAAATTAGATAAAATTGTAAATATGATGGGACCAATATACGGTATTGAAAAGGAAGAAATGTTCTTAAATACTGATATAAATATATTATTATCAAGACACGAAGGATTGCCTACAACTGTTCTAGAAGCTCTTTCTTATGGTATTCCTACACTATTAACACCAGGTACTAACCTTGCAGATGAAGTAGAAAAAAATAAATGCGGTTGGAAAGTTGAAGCTGATACTAAAGAAATCTCTAGTAAAATTAAACAAGTTTTAATCAATTCTACAGAAGAAGAGATTGATGAGTATAAGGCAAATGCAACCAAGTTTGTAGAAGTTAATTATGGATGGGAAAAAATAAGCACTATCGCTCTTGAAGAATATGGGAAAATAGTAAGCTTACAAAAAACAAAAGGGAAAACTTTATGATTTTACATTTCACAATTGGGATATATATATTGCTAATCGGTATAATTTTTTCAAATTTCGAGAAAAATATGAATAGAGGGTTGACTACAATTGTATTATTCCTATTTTTGTTTATACTATCTGCTTTTCGCTCAGATAGTGTAGGTACAGATACACAAAATTATATTCAGACATTTAAAATAATTTCAACTGCAGCTTCGTTAAACTTTGAATCTTTTGATATGGAGGCGGGTTATTTATTTTTTAATAAAATTCTAGCAATATTATTTAATAATCCTCAATGGTTATTAATAACTACAAGCGCAATTGTATTTACTGGGGTTGGCATTATTGTATATAGATACTCAAAAAATATATGGATGAGTACATTTTTGTTTTTTGGACTAAATTTTTTTACATCATCGATGAATACAACCAGAACCTTCTTATCTTTAGTGATACTTTTATTCTCTATTCAGTTTATTTTTAAAAACGACTTTTTTAAATTTTTAATAGTTGTTATGGTAGCAACCACTTTTCACCAAAGTGCTATTATATTCATAATAGCATGGTTTATTTCAAAAATTAAATTGAATAAATTTACACTCCTAATTTTCACAAGCTTAAATTTACTAATCTTTTTGTTTTTGCCATTACTGCTTAGGTTAATAGTGATTGTATTTCCCACATATTTGAATTACTTGAGTAGTAGTTTTTACGAAGATGGCGTTAAATTAGCTAGTGTCATAAATTTTTCTATTAATTTACTAATATTTATAATAATTTATTTACTGTACAATTCTTCATATGTTAATAGGGAACTAATGCGTCCAGAAGATATCAATATATTTAATAAAAGTCTAAACATTCTCCTTATTGGCGTTTCTCTCTCTTTTTTAGCAATTAGATTTAGTTTACTAACTAGAGTTAGCTATTACTTCATGATAATGTCAATTTTATTACTTCCGAATGTAACAAAGTTGGTAAAGAAAAGAAATCTTCGAATGGCTTTAATGTTCACTATAATTTTTATTTTCTTTATGTATACAATGATAGTAAATGCCATTAGACCAGAATGGGATTCGATTTATCCATATAAATTTTTTTGGAATAATTAATATAATTTTTTATTTAATATAGTTAGGAGATAATAAATGAAATATATACTAGTTGAAATAGGACCGATAGCTCAATTCCCGCCTGCAATGAATGTCTTACAAACTCTTGATGATTTAAACGTGGAAGTTATATTAATAACTAACCAGATTACTAAAGAAGTTAAGGAAATTTGTTTAAATAGAAATATAAAGTATATTGAGATTTTACCTGAGCTATCACATGATATTTCAGTTACTAAAAAGATAAGAAGACTTTTCAAAGTAAGAAAATTAATTTGGAAAGAAATTAATAAAATCTATGATGATAACACTGTAGTTTGGGTCTGTTCGGATAATGCCATAAAACATCTAGGGAAAGAATTACTAAATAAAAATTATATTCTGCATATGTACGAATTGAGTAAAAAAATCCGTATCATTTCTAAATTACCTTTTTTAACAATTTCTACAGAAAGATATGCAAAATCAGCACTTGCAGTCATACAAGCAGAATATAACCGATCTCAAATTTCAAAAATATGGTGGAATCTAGAAAAACTGCCATTTATTTTACCCAATAAACCATATGAAAATGTAATTGAAACAAAAGAAGTAAGAGATTTTGAAATAGAAATTTCAAAATTATCTAATCGGAAAATTGTCTTGTATCAAGGCGTAGTGAGTAAGGAGAGACCGTTAGATAATATAATTGAAGCTGTAAATCAGTTGGGTGATGATTACGTATTTGTTTTAATGTCTAATAAAAATCCTTATGAGCAATTACAAAAGGAAAATTACTTATACATCCCTTTCGTTAATCCACCCGAACATTTAAGAATTACTAAATATGCTTTTATCGGTGTACTCTCTTATAAACCAGTTGACAGTAATTATTCAAAATTAAATGCACTTTATTGTGCTCCTAATAAATTGTTTGAATATACTTCTTTTGGCATTCCAGTTATAGGAAATGATGTTCCAGGACTTAAATTCCCAATTGAAAAGTTTAATATGGGAGCTATCTATTCACAGGATAATGTCAATCAAATTAAAAAATCTATACTATTAGTAGAACAAAATTATAATTTATTTAGTTCCAATGCAAAAAAATACTACGATTCAGTAAATGTTCATGAGATTATAGATAATGTTTTGAAGGAAGTTAACGTTGAACTTAGAAGGAGAGAAAGGGAGTGAATCAATTAAATAAAATTTTGAAAAATAGTAATATTAATAATGGAATATGGTTATACATGCTCCAAATATTCAATACTGTAATACCATTAATAACGTTACCTTATGTGACTAGAGTTTTAGGAGCTAAACAGTACGGAGATTTTGCAATAGCATTAAACATTATAAATTACATGGTTGTTATGGTAGATTATGGTTTTAATCTATCAGCGACTCGAAAAGTTGCTCTAAACAATAGCAAAGAAGGCTTAAATAGATTATTTTCTACAATTGTAATCATCAAACAGTTTTTGCTACTAATTGCTTTGATTATTCTTATAACATATTTATATTTTTCCGACTATAATCAAACTCAAAATTTGGTATTTATGGTTTTATTTATTTCATTGATAGGATATTCGTTACAGCATAACTGGTTGTTTCAAGGATTACAACAAATGAAATTTATTTCTATAATTAATATAACAGGTAGGTCAATATCAATATTACTAACATTTTTGTTAGTTAAAGGCCCAAACGATTTAATAATTTATGGTTTGTTATACTCAATTTCTCCTGTTATTGGAGGGATTATGTCGGTTTTACTGGCTTTGACAAAATTTAAACTAAAGTTTGTTAAAGTACACATAGATAATCTTGTTGAAGAATTGAGGGACGGTTGGTATGTCTTTACTACTTCCTTTAGTAGTAAAGTATTCGGGTCAATTGGAATTACCTTTCTAGGAATATTTTCTTCTAGTAGTATAGTTGGAATTTATTCAGCTATAAATAAGATCCCAACGACGCTACTTATGGTATGGCAACCTATAAGCCAAATACTGTATCCTATCTCCAGCAAAAAAATGGAGAAATCTTTCACTGAGGGTCTGTCATCAGTGAAAAAAAATTCCAAATATATTGTTCCCATTTTTATCATAGTAGCATTAGCTATCGCTATATTTTCAGAATCAATAATAAAATTAGTTTTCGGAAATGAGTATTATATTTATAGTTATTGGATATTTCCTTTACTAGGATGGATGATATTTTCAATAGTGAATAATTTTATGGGCGTGCAAATTCTATTAGCAGCAGGTTTTGAAAAAGAGTACAGCAACGCATTTCAAATTAGTATTTGTATTAATATATTTTTGAATTTTGTATTAATAAAACTTTTTGAAGGAAATGGTGCAGCAATTGCTCCATTTTTATCTGAACTGATACTTACATTTATCCTAAGTTTAAAAATAAAAGGAAAATTTAAAAATGGAGGTCAAAAATAATGAAAAAAATAATGGTAGTATTTGGAACCAGACCGGAAGCCATTAAGATGAGTCCTGTGGTAAAAGAATTAAAAGCGCGAAAGTCAATTCAAACGATTGTTTGTGTTACAGGTCAACATAAAGAGATGTTGGAACAAGTTTTGAGTACATTTGATATTATACCGGATTATAATTTAGAAATTATGAAAGATAACCAATCACTATTTGATGTGACTATCAATATTTTAGACCGTATTAAGATAGTTTTGGAAAAAGAGAATCCTGATGTTGTTTTAGTTCATGGTGATACATCTACTACATTTGTAACTTCATTAGCTTGTTATTATAAACAAATTCCAGTAGGTCATATTGAAGCAGGTTTGCGGACGAATAATATATACTCTCCATTTCCCGAAGAGTTTAATAGGCAAGCTGTAGGATTAGTTGCAAAATATCATTTTGCACCGACAATATCAGCAAAAGATAATCTTCTAAGTGAAGGGAAAAATTCTGATGATGTGTATGTAACAGGAAATACAGCTATCGATGCTTTAAAGACTACAGTAAACGATACATATACTCATGATTATTTGGATTGGGCATCAGATAGTAGGCTAATTTTAATTACTGCACACAGAAGAGAAAACTTAGGTAAGCCCATGGAAAATATGTTTAAAGCTATTAAACGAATTATAGATGAGACACCCGATGTTAAAGCAATTTATCCTATCCATATGAATCCAATGGTTAGGGACGCTGCAGAGAAAATTTTAGGACAAGTGGACAGAATTAAAATAATTGATCCTTTAGAAGTTGTTGATTTTCATAACTTTATAGCGCGTTCTTATTTAATTTTAACTGATAGCGGGGGTATCCAAGAAGAGGCCCCTGGACTTGGTGTACCAGTACTAGTAATGAGGGAAACTACTGAAAGACCTGAAGGTATACGAGCAGGTACTTTAAAATTAGTTGGAACAGATGAAGAAGTAATTTATAAAACTTTTAAAGAGCTTCTAGAAAATCAACAGATTTATGATTCAATGAGCAATGCGAGCAATCCTTATGGAGATGGTACGGCTGCAAAACAAATTGTAAATATATTAGAAAAGAACTAAAGGCTCATAATCGATAATGTATCAGAAAATTATGGTTCCATAGTATATAGGGCTGATAACTTTTTTGAAGAAAGAGTTCTGTATCAAATAGTGTTGGTAGGAAATTCTTAGGAATTTGGCTCTACAATATATAGGACTGATGACTTCAAAAATGAACTGCCCCCTGTCAAGTAGACAAGCAAATAAACAAATTTTTGTGTGCCATGTATGAATTTCTCATGCATGGCTTTTTCTTATAATGGAATCCGTAATCCCATTGATAAAGTAACGCGTTTCGAGTTATAAAAGTTAATGTAAGTATTAATGGCGCTCTCTAAATCTTCAAAATATTCAAAATGTCTTCTTCTATAACAATCATCCTTAAGGATGCCCCAGAAACTTTCCATAGGTCCGTTATCAATACAATAGCCTGGTCTCGACATACTTTGTATAACCTCATTTCTCTTTATATATTCTTTGAACCAATGGGAAGTATACTGATAACCACGATCACTATGTATCAAAGTCTTATTTGGTAACAGTTGACCTTCAATTTGCTTAAATGTTTCAGCTACGAGGTGGTTGTTATTGGAAATTCCTAATTTCCACGCAATAATTTTCTTCTCACCATAATCCAAAACTGCACTCAAATAGGCTTTAGAGTGGTTATTGTATTTTAATTCTGTTACATCAGTTAACAGGACTTCATTTGCTTTATAAGTTTTTTTGAATTCGCGATTTAACACATTTTCAGCTACATTTTGTGGTTTATGCGGTTTATAGTGGTATCGTTTCTTACGAATAACTGATTTTATACCTAAATGAGTCATTACTCTGCATACACATTTATGATTAGCTTTCTCCTCACAATAGTGATTCAAATAAATCGTCATTTCCTATATCCATATATACCATTAACTTCTTCATTCACGTCAATAATTGTCTTCATGATATTATTTAAGCGTATTTCCTCAGCCGTCGGCTTTCGTTTTAACCACTTATAATATCCAGCACGACTAACCCCTAATACCTGACATAAAAGAGTTATTTTGAATCCTTTTTCTTTTAGGCAGGAGATGGTTTGAAATTCCGCTTCATATCGTGCTCTTTTAATATCGACCCTCTTTCTATCTCCTCGAGCTTTTTTAATACCGCATTCTCTGTTTTTAAGTACTCATTTTTAGCTTTTAAAGTAGCTATTTCTGTACGTAACTGTTCAGTTTCAGTTTGAATCGTAGAAGGTTTTCGGCGTCCTCGTCCATCTATTAGGCCTTCACTTCCATGTTTTTTATATTTTTGAACCCATAAGTAAACGTTATTATAAGATACTTGATATTTTTTTGCTGTTTGCATATATGATAAGTTATTGGATAAACAATCCTTGACCATTTCTATTCGCTCACTGGTCGTTGTTTTTCTCATTTTCATAGTGTACAACTCGGGTTTCGTACTGTAACTCTTACTACTTTTACCCTCAGTATACTTCATTATCCAATAACTTACAGTTGCTACAGCAGGAACATTGAATCTTAGTGTTAGATCTCGAAGAGATCCCTCATCGTTTAAATAAGCATTAACTACCTCTTGTTTAAATTCTTCAGAATATATATTATTTAATTTTCTAGGTTTCAAAGCCTCTAAACCATACTTTCGATATTTATTATCATATTGATAGAATATTGTATTATGTATCGATAACCCATACTCTGTTACCAAAGTTGGATAATTTATACCATCTTTGATGAACATCAGAATATATTTTTCTAACACATCTGCAGAATATACTTTTCTATTCATAAAAAAATCCCCTCTAAAGTAGACTTATTTTATTAAGTGTCTGCTTTAGAGGGAGCATATCAAAAAGTCATTAGTTCTATATTTTTTTACAAAATAAGAGGAATCTCTATTATCATAAAGTTAACCACAATCATAGATAGAATAGGAGATTCCCGTATGAATAAGGTTATCAATACCACGTTGCAATTGAAAGATGAAAATATAACCTTTGAAGATAAAGTTGAAGAAATAACAGTTAAGAATATAAAGTCACCGATCTATTTCGGCAGGTTAGATGTAAATCCTCAGTATTGTCCAGCCTGCGGCTGTGTTAAACAAGGAAATAGTATCGTTAAGAATGGGGCTAAAAAAATCCAGAATCACGCTAACAAATATATCAGGGTTACCTGCCTACCTTGAATTACGAAAACAACGCTATCACTGTAGAGAATGTGATAGCTACTTCACTGCTAAATCAGAGGTAGTCGGTGATAACTATTTTATTTATAAGCGCGTTAAACGGATGATATTAGACTTTGCTACCAATGCGTGGTCACTTAAAGATATCGCAACGGCATGCAACGTTTCTGGTGAAGAAACTTCAGGCAAACTGACTTATATCCCAATTATCGGTATCCTTATATTCAAGCTTAGGGCTTGTGATGCGTGTGGAGTCAAAAATGAATCGACTGAAGATATTATTAAGTATGGCTTTAGAACGACATTTGTAAGATTACCTGATGGTCCGGCGAATTTGGCTGATTATGATATTGAGGTTGTAGAAGTGCTTTTGGATGATTTTGATGAGAAATCTCATTTTCCCTATATAACTGTTGAAATCCTTGGTAGTGTGAAGAATTTGGATGTGATAAAAGTGCATTTACGTGGAGTAGATAAGCTGTTTGTTAATAGTGGCAGCTACTTTAATGATGAGTGGACTGAAGGGCAAATGGCTAAGCTATTTAAGATTTTTCATACCTATGTTATTGGCAGACCAAATGGGTACTCCGAGGGTGTTTACTGGCAATAGGCTTGGACCTTTTTACTTGGGAAAAGCGTTCTTTACCAATATGTTTGGGCGGATGAAGTCCTTAAAGGTGGCAGCGAGAGACCAAATATATTCAAAAATCTGGGTTGATCAATTGGCAACGTCTCATGAGGTTACTTTCATTCGTGATGACTTGCCTATCATTCATCTAGATATTCAAGCTATGACACTAACAATTAGGTCGATCCAGATCGCTATATTGTGCGGGAGGGCTAACAACTATTGAATGTGAATAAAAATTTTGTAGGAGATATGAAGCGCTATCATGATTTAGTTATTGTCTTTCTATCATTAATAGTGGAAATGATTTGGAACAGTTCTTGAACGAGCGAATTCTTGAATTGATTTTAATCAATTATTCAGATAAAGATTATTTACCGATGCAAAATGCGTTGCGTATTTTGGGTCAAGCAGAAATAGTGATTACTTCTCATTATCATGCCTTAGTTTTGTCCATTGCTAATAAGGGGCTAATTTTTTCAGTGATGAAGGATGAGGTGGGCGATAAAGGGGATTACTACAATAATAAATGGTGGTTTAACTCAACAAGTTTTTGATGATTTAGGTATCGATGAGACACGTTTAATGAAAATAAATTTCGCAGATACTTTTGAAATGGTGAAAAATTTTACTATCATAGGTTGAACAGCAAAATCACTACATATCACAATTTTTTCTTAGAAAACATAATTGTACTGATTCAATTACGTATAGATTATAAAAATGAGTATATGACAAGTAATATTGTATAAATAAGAAAAAACCTTTCTTTCGAGCTATATCTAGGACTATAATGTAAGGGGATACAAAGTTTATCTAGCAATATAAATTGATCAAGAAACACAACATGATATATAATTGCGAGCAAATTTGTATCTTTATATTCTAAACTGAGGGAGATTTCTAAATAAAACATGTAATTTCGTTTTGCCAATGTTTGTGTGAATAACCTTTTTCAAATATCCGTTTTACATTCACGGTTATGAAGAGAAAAAACGCAAAAGTATGTTGTTGTTATTTTGTATTTTTAGTCAGTATACATTCTATGGGATGTTGTTTTAATATATGTTGAAATACAGAATATGATTGTACATTTATTGATATGAAGATCAGTAACAGTTGGTGCGTGGCATTTATTTTTATAATGAAATTGTGGTGGAGAAAATGGATAAAGTAGCTATTATCGGTGCAACGAACGCGATTGGCCGTCAGGCGGTAGAACAATTTTCTATGGCGGGCTATGAAGTCATCGCTGCACATTATGAAGATGTTGAAGTTCCAAACTTACCCGGTGTGGAATATATTTTTATTCAACCGGGGGATACTGCGATTGTTGAGGATATCTTGGAGCAAGCGCGGATTGTGATATTACCGGTAGTTACAGAAATCTGTGATATTCCAAAACTTATTAACTATGAGGAACGGTTATTCAATATTATTGACATCTGTGAAGACTTACCGATAGATGAATTTTACTATACTGTAGCGAGTGCTGAGCATCCAGATGAGATTGATTTTGAAATGAAGCAAGTACAAAAACGATTAAAAGCATATATCGAGAACGCTGACTTAAATCAACAGCCAATCGATATGTTTAAATTTGCAGATCAATTTACTGAATTGATCCAAAGGGATGTTGCTTCGCTTGCAAGGAAACACAATAATACGATTATATTTGATTTTTGAAAATGACTCCTTTCTTTTCATTCGATGATTTCCATGTGGTAAGATAAGACAAAAGGAAATTGCTTATCAAAATGGGGAATGCAGATGAAAGGAATTAATCTTGTTCGACTTGCGGGCTTTTTTGCCGGCATGAGTATCGCTGTTGGGTTAGTATGTGTGATTACCATCAGTAACCTCATTGTTGATGAGGAACCGAAAGTATCGGATATTATTGTTGTACCAGAAGGCGCTAGTGAGCGGGCTGGTGAAGCAGTTGATTTGCTTGAAGCAGGTTATTCACGGTCAGGAAAAATTATTGTAAGTCCACTAACCCAGTCAAATCTAGATTTTTATGTGGGAGCGGGTGCACCAAGTGATGCTTTAATTAACGAAGGGAACGCTACGTCTACCTATACCAACGCACGAAACACCTTGAAGATGATGCAAGAAATGGGCTATGATTCAGCCATTATTACTTCATCTGACTACCATATGCTGCGGACAAAAATGATTTACGAACGGCAAAATCGCCATTACGGGTTTGATTTAACATACGTCGCTACCTATCATGATGTTGCCGGTGAGGAAGTGACTTGGTGGCAAGCCAATCGTCAAGCTGGCTTTAAAGAAATCAAGAAATTTTGGGGCTACATGTTCTTCCTTTACCATTGGGTAGATGAAGACTAGCAAGTGAGTAAAAAAGTCATCCAACTAGGGTGGCTTTTTTTAGCCGTAAATGCGGCATATTTGACGTATTTTCGCCTATTGCAGGCCAAGGTATTACTCTAGTAGGGACAAGGGACTTCTCAAATCCTTAGAATAAGCGCTAAGTACTCGGTACGGGCGTTACAGTTATAACACGATACAAGCAGTCGGTCTGCTAAATTTTGTTTAAGTGCATAGTAAAATGTATAATGAAGACAACGAAAATTCCGAAATTTTTTAAAAAAGCTAAGGGGTATATATGGTTAACGAATTTTTTACATCCGGTAAATCTTTTTCAGAAATGGAAAATTCAGTTTTAGAATATTTAAAGTTACATAAAAGTAATCTTAAGCAGCTAACTATTCAAAAAGTAGCTGATGAGACGTATATATCAAAGTCGACGATTTTTCGTTTAAGTAAGAAGTTAGGTTTTGAAGGGTTTACGGATATGATATATCACTTGAGTAAACAGGATGTAAATGTTGAAAATAAGGACCTAGATACCTACGTCAGGGGCATTAATGAAGATGTGAGAAATATTTTCATACAAAATGAAAAGGCACTAGCACAATTTAGACAAATGATACGAGCAAATAAAAGTGCCTTATACGTAATTGGAACGGGGTATTCTGGTATTTTAGGTGAGTATTTTTATAAAAGGTGCTTGGGAAAGGTGAACTTGTTTATTACGCGAATGGTGCTGATTCAAATACATTATACTTAAACAACCTAAATCGTATTTCAAACATTATCTGTATTTCTAAAAGCGGGGAAACAGCACTGGTCAATAATAAGGCCATGATTGCGAAAGAACATGGTAAAGGGGTGATTTCTTTCACGCATTCCTCTGACAATACGTTGGCCAAGCAATCAGATATCGCTTTTATAGTAGATGATAACCAGTTTTTAGATCGTAATAATGTATATTCAACCCACTTTTATTCTTTACTCTTTCTTTACTTGGAGTATGTCATTGAAGAATCGTTTAAATAGTAAGCAAAGCGTCATTATCCTTTGATTGGGTTGACGCTTTTTTTATGGAAAATGTTTCATTTTTAAGAAAAAATGTTCAAAAATACTAAGAGCAAACATTTGTAAGCGTTTTAATGTTAAAGTAGTTTTATTCAAAGGAGGTTCGAAATATGAACAAGAGTCAAAATTTAATGGATGTAATGCAGCGATTTTCCAAGGCGATGTTTATTCCAGTTTTAATTCTACCGATTGCTGGTTTATTAATTGCGATTGGCAACATACTGGTAAATCCTAACTTGTTAGCCGCTATGCCATTTTTAGATAACCCAGTCTTAACTAGTTTTGGTAGTATCCTAACAGGGTCACTGGTAACGATTCTACAAAACTTAGGACTGATATTTTGTGTAGGAATTTCAGTTGGTTTAGCTAACAAGAAAAAAGGTGAAGCTGGTTTCACTGCAATGTTAGCCTTTCTTGTCTTTATCAATGCGATG
It encodes the following:
- a CDS encoding helix-turn-helix domain-containing protein, whose amino-acid sequence is MNRKVYSADVLEKYILMFIKDGINYPTLVTEYGLSIHNTIFYQYDNKYRKYGLEALKPRKLNNIYSEEFKQEVVNAYLNDEGSLRDLTLRFNVPAVATVSYWIMKYTEGKSSKSYSTKPELYTMKMRKTTTSERIEMVKDCLSNNLSYMQTAKKYQVSYNNVYLWVQKYKKHGSEGLIDGRGRRKPSTIQTETEQLRTEIATLKAKNEYLKTENAVLKKLEEIERGSILKEHDMKRNFKPSPA
- a CDS encoding transposase family protein, with the protein product MGLKKSRITLTNISGLPAYLELRKQRYHCRECDSYFTAKSEVVGDNYFIYKRVKRMILDFATNAWSLKDIATACNVSGEETSGKLTYIPIIGILIFKLRACDACGVKNESTEDIIKYGFRTTFVRLPDGPANLADYDIEVVEVLLDDFDEKSHFPYITVEILGSVKNLDVIKVHLRGVDKLFVNSGSYFNDEWTEGQMAKLFKIFHTYVIGRPNGYSEGVYWQ
- a CDS encoding YdcF family protein, giving the protein MKGINLVRLAGFFAGMSIAVGLVCVITISNLIVDEEPKVSDIIVVPEGASERAGEAVDLLEAGYSRSGKIIVSPLTQSNLDFYVGAGAPSDALINEGNATSTYTNARNTLKMMQEMGYDSAIITSSDYHMLRTKMIYERQNRHYGFDLTYVATYHDVAGEEVTWWQANRQAGFKEIKKFWGYMFFLYHWVDED
- a CDS encoding MurR/RpiR family transcriptional regulator, coding for MVNEFFTSGKSFSEMENSVLEYLKLHKSNLKQLTIQKVADETYISKSTIFRLSKKLGFEGFTDMIYHLSKQDVNVENKDLDTYVRGINEDVRNIFIQNEKALAQFRQMIRANKSALYVIGTGYSGILGEYFYKRCLGKVNLFITRMVLIQIHYT
- a CDS encoding SIS domain-containing protein, which encodes MLGKGELVYYANGADSNTLYLNNLNRISNIICISKSGETALVNNKAMIAKEHGKGVISFTHSSDNTLAKQSDIAFIVDDNQFLDRNNVYSTHFYSLLFLYLEYVIEESFK